The following proteins come from a genomic window of Alosa alosa isolate M-15738 ecotype Scorff River chromosome 2, AALO_Geno_1.1, whole genome shotgun sequence:
- the hpda gene encoding 4-hydroxyphenylpyruvate dioxygenase, which translates to MTSYTDKGEKHAKGRFVRFHHVTFWVGNAKQAAAFYCDKMGFELMAYKGLETGSREVVSHVIKQDKIIFAFESPLNPGNEEMGEHMMKHGDGVKDIAFQVEDCDFLVKTAQERGAVIVRTPWVEQDTQGKVKYAVIQTYGDTTHTLIEYMTPYKGLFLPGYKEPLFRDPLLPKLPPGGLSFIDHIVGNQPDDDMVPVSDWYQKCLMFHRFWSIDDKQIHTQYSSLRSIVVTNYEETIKMPINEPAPGKKKSQIQEYVDYNGGPGVQHIALNTSNIIQAIVNLRARGMEFLAAPDTYYDSLRQNLKAAKIKVKEDLNTLQELKILVDFDDKGYLLQIFTKPVQDRPTLFLEVIQRNNHYGFGAGNFKSLFEAIEKDQDARGNLTVLTPEGGSKKFH; encoded by the exons ATG ACTTCCTACACAGACAAGGGAGAAAAG CACGCTAAGGGCCGGTTCGTGAGATTCCATCATGTGACCTTTTGGGTGGGCAATGCCAAACAG GCTGCTGCATTCTACTGTGATAAAATGGGTTTCGAGCTGATGGCTTACAAGGGCCTGGAGACTGGCAGCAGAGAAGTGGTGTCTCATGTCATCAAACAGGACAAG ATAATATTTGCCTTCGAGTCCCCTCTAAATCCTGGGAATGAGG AAATGGGAGAGCACATGATGAAGCATGGTGATGGGGTCAAAGACATCGCCTTTCAGGTAGAGGACTGTGACTTCTTAGTCAAG ACAGCTCAGGAAAGGGGTGCTGTCATTGTAAGGACACCTTGGGTGGAGCAGGACACTCAAGGAAAAGTCAAATACGCGGTCATTCAAACG tatggagacacaacacacacactcatagaatACATGACACCCTACAAAGGTCTCTTTCTGCCTGGCTACAAAGAGCCCCTCTTCCGTGATCCCCTGCtcccaaaatt GCCACCAGGCGGTCTAAGTTTCATTGATCACATTGTGGGGAACCAACCAGATGACGACATGGTGCCAGTGTCTGACTG GTATCAGAAGTGCTTAATGTTTCACCGCTTCTGGTCCATAGACGACAAGCAGATCCACACGCAGTACAGCTCCCTCAGGTCCATTGTGGTCACCAACTATGAGGAGACCATCAAGATGCCTATCAATGAGCCGGCCCCAGGGAAGAAGAAGTCACAAATTCAG GAGTATGTGGACTACAACGGTGGGCCCGGAGTGCAGCACATTGCCCTGAACACATCCAATATCATACAAGCT ATCGTAAACCTGAGGGCTCGGGGAATGGAGTTCCTGGCCGCACCTGACACTTACTACGACAGCCTTCGGCAGAACCTCAAGGCGGCCAAGATCAAAGTGAAGGAGGACCTCAACACACTGCAG GAGCTGAAAATCTTAGTGGACTTTGATGACAAGGGCTACCTGCTCCAGATCTTCACCAAGCCTGTGCAGGACAgacccactctcttcctggagGTCATCCAGAGGAACAACCACTAT GGCTTTGGGGCTGGAAATTTCAAATCCCTGTTTGAAGCCATTGAGAAAGACCAGGATGCTAGAGGCAATCTCACAGTGCTTACGCCAGAGGGAGGCTCCAAGAAGTTCCACTGA